The segment TGGAGCGTATGTCGCCCGCTGCGTAGACGCCCGGCACGCTCGTCTCTCCCATCGAGTTGGTGACAACGTGGCCGGTACGGTCAAGCTCGACGGCATTGTCCAGAAACTCGACGTTGGGCACCGTGCCGATGGCGACGAAAAGCGCCGAACACGCGATGGTCGACTCCTCGCCCGTATTCACGTTCTTGAGCTTGAGCCCCGTGACCGCGAAATCCTCGCCGACGATTTCCTCCACGGTCGTGTTCCAGATGATCTCGACGTTGTCGAGCTCCTTGAGCTTGACGTTGTAGATGGCCGTGGCGCGCAGCACGTCGCGGCGCACGATGACCGTCACCTTGTTACAGATGCGCGAGAGGTAAATCGCATCCGCGACGGCCGTGTTGCCGCCGCCGACGACACAGACATCCTTGCCCTTGAAGAAGTTGCCGTCGCAGGTGGCGCAATATGAGACACCCGAACCCTTGAACTCTTCCTCGCCCGGAATGCTGAGCAAGGCAGGCCTGACGCCTGTGGCGATGATGACCGTCTTCGCCGTCAAGTCATCGCCGGATGCCATATGGAGCTTCTTGGGGCAGGCGTCGAAGTCAACGGAGAGCACGGCATCGTAGATGATCTGCGCGCCGAAACTCGTCGCCTGCTTGGTCATGATCTCCGAGAGCTCATAGCCACTCGTCGACTGGTTGAAGCCGGGGTAGTTCTCCAGATGCTCGGTAAGCGCCATCTGGCCACCGGGGGCGAGTCGCTCGATAACCGCACACGTAAGACCCGCACGTGCACAGTACATTGCGGCGGTCAAACCCGCCGGACCCGCCCCGATGATCAGGGCATCATACGTTGTCGACGTATCGGCTGCCATATCGTGACCTCTCGTTTGCCTGGCGCGTGGCCTAGTCGAACATGGCGAGGACACCGTACTTGGGTATCGCGCCCACGTTCTTCTTGACGGGCTCACCGTTCTTGAAGAGCATCAGGGTCGGTACGGAGCTGATGTGATAGCGCTCGGCGATATCGCGACTCTCGTCGATGTCGACCTTGAAGACATGTGCCTTGCCCTGCATCTCGTCGGCGACCTCCTCGATGACAGGCGCGAGCATATTGCACGGGCCGCACCACGTCGCAAAGAAGTCTACGAGCACGGGCTCCTGCGCACCGAGGACGACCTCATCGAAGTCTGCTGAAGTTGCATGCTGAACCATTTTGGGTCCTCCGTTCATCCAGTAATTCGTACGCTTC is part of the Coriobacteriia bacterium genome and harbors:
- the trxB gene encoding thioredoxin-disulfide reductase; amino-acid sequence: MAADTSTTYDALIIGAGPAGLTAAMYCARAGLTCAVIERLAPGGQMALTEHLENYPGFNQSTSGYELSEIMTKQATSFGAQIIYDAVLSVDFDACPKKLHMASGDDLTAKTVIIATGVRPALLSIPGEEEFKGSGVSYCATCDGNFFKGKDVCVVGGGNTAVADAIYLSRICNKVTVIVRRDVLRATAIYNVKLKELDNVEIIWNTTVEEIVGEDFAVTGLKLKNVNTGEESTIACSALFVAIGTVPNVEFLDNAVELDRTGHVVTNSMGETSVPGVYAAGDIRSKELYQITTAVADGANAAEDVAQYLIQHE
- the trxA gene encoding thioredoxin, translating into MVQHATSADFDEVVLGAQEPVLVDFFATWCGPCNMLAPVIEEVADEMQGKAHVFKVDIDESRDIAERYHISSVPTLMLFKNGEPVKKNVGAIPKYGVLAMFD